The Sporomusa termitida genome has a window encoding:
- a CDS encoding GntP family permease: MRSEIRKRGDCFMTLSVLGIIVSLGFLIWLALRGFHIIVLAPAAVVIVSLFSGMDPFEALVGPYMKGFVNYAGKFYLIFLAGSVFGKFMEDCGAARSIALGILKVLGAKSQEKVLWAIAIITMVMTYGGISLFVVIFAVLPIARPLFKELNIPWHLFVAALILGLGSVTMTMLPGSPSIQNIMPTKYLGTTAMAGPVIGILASIIIIIFNVWYFKDQLRRCHARNENFEAPTSGMVSGEEFSSPHGLPNVWLCLLPPITVFIMLNVLKMDVVIALFGGVIATLILFWKFFNNKMQTINKGALNAVVPIVNTSADVGYGMAMAATSGFVVISDWLLNMGGHPILSLSLATNIVAGMTGSASGGLGIVLETLSAKYLALGVAPDLIHRIAVMSSGCFDAMPHSGATITVLAVCGLTHAQAYKHFWWAHIVATVLALIIVIPIGIVIYG; the protein is encoded by the coding sequence ATGCGCAGTGAAATTCGAAAAAGGGGAGATTGTTTTATGACGCTAAGTGTTTTGGGTATTATTGTTTCATTAGGGTTTCTCATTTGGCTGGCCTTGCGAGGATTCCACATCATTGTCCTTGCTCCTGCGGCCGTAGTGATTGTCTCGCTGTTTTCAGGTATGGATCCTTTCGAGGCCCTTGTTGGCCCGTATATGAAAGGCTTTGTCAATTATGCCGGCAAGTTCTATCTTATCTTCCTCGCCGGGTCTGTTTTCGGCAAGTTTATGGAAGACTGTGGCGCGGCTCGTTCCATTGCCCTGGGGATTTTAAAGGTTCTGGGCGCCAAAAGCCAAGAGAAGGTTCTATGGGCAATCGCTATCATTACAATGGTTATGACGTATGGCGGAATAAGCCTGTTTGTCGTCATCTTTGCTGTGTTGCCTATCGCAAGGCCACTTTTTAAAGAACTTAATATCCCTTGGCACTTGTTTGTGGCCGCACTGATTCTCGGCCTGGGCTCCGTCACCATGACTATGCTCCCTGGCTCACCGTCGATCCAAAATATCATGCCTACTAAGTACCTGGGAACTACTGCGATGGCAGGCCCAGTAATCGGTATACTTGCCTCTATCATTATTATAATTTTCAACGTTTGGTATTTCAAAGACCAATTACGCCGCTGCCATGCTCGTAATGAAAATTTTGAAGCTCCGACCAGTGGGATGGTTTCCGGGGAAGAATTCTCTTCGCCTCACGGTCTTCCTAATGTATGGCTGTGTTTACTTCCTCCTATCACAGTATTTATTATGCTAAACGTTTTAAAAATGGATGTTGTCATAGCCCTTTTCGGCGGTGTTATCGCCACCTTAATTCTATTTTGGAAATTCTTTAACAACAAGATGCAAACAATTAATAAAGGCGCCTTGAACGCTGTGGTTCCCATAGTCAACACCTCTGCCGATGTTGGTTATGGAATGGCTATGGCCGCTACTTCGGGATTCGTAGTCATTTCCGACTGGCTACTCAACATGGGCGGGCACCCCATTTTGTCGCTGTCTTTGGCTACTAACATCGTTGCCGGTATGACTGGTTCCGCCTCAGGCGGACTGGGCATCGTTCTAGAGACTCTAAGTGCTAAATACCTGGCTCTGGGTGTCGCTCCCGACCTAATTCATCGTATCGCGGTAATGTCTTCGGGCTGCTTCGACGCTATGCCACACAGCGGTGCCACAATTACCGTTCTTGCTGTCTGCGGCTTGACCCACGCCCAAGCTTATAAGCACTTTTGGTGGGCTCATATCGTTGCGACAGTCCTTGCCCTGATCATTGTTATTCCGATCGGGATCGTGATCTACGGATAA
- a CDS encoding transposase, giving the protein MPMDIGEMNPADDSVRLLNAVLERMVYRKLYAAYSRQGRIEISPKRLFKILVYGYMNGIYSGRKLEQACRRDVNFMYLLGREKAPAHATITRFRSERLAEVVDDLFAQLIRRLAQEGELSLSSVFIDGTKLEN; this is encoded by the coding sequence ATGCCGATGGACATCGGGGAAATGAATCCGGCAGATGATTCGGTGCGGTTGCTCAACGCGGTCTTGGAAAGGATGGTCTATAGAAAATTATACGCCGCGTACTCCCGTCAGGGGAGAATCGAGATCTCACCAAAGCGTCTGTTCAAAATCCTCGTTTACGGCTATATGAACGGCATCTACTCCGGCCGCAAGCTGGAACAAGCCTGCCGGCGAGACGTCAACTTCATGTACCTCTTAGGCCGGGAGAAAGCTCCCGCTCATGCTACGATTACCCGATTTCGCAGCGAACGGCTGGCCGAGGTGGTCGATGACCTGTTCGCCCAGCTTATACGGCGGTTGGCCCAAGAGGGCGAACTGTCTCTGTCGAGCGTATTTATCGATGGAACTAAGCTGGAGAACTGA